In Roseiconus lacunae, one genomic interval encodes:
- the truB gene encoding tRNA pseudouridine(55) synthase TruB, protein MFGFLNCNKPAGFSSRDLVNVVQGRLRGRKIKVGHCGTLDPLADGVLVVAVGPASRLVPYVHETTKDYRGTFRLAAESPTGDIEVEPKFFDDHPVPTLEQIATACRSLTGVIEQTPPAYSAIKVAGRRAYEMARKGQQVEMPKRTIVIESLAVDRYEYPELELAITCSTGTYIRTLGIDLAKAVGTTAVMTGLQRTRVGDFDLRLSHHIDTLRDQPIETLLQPATDGVAHLPKLVVDDEQAQRLVNGLSLEDRQGQLPTDPAPSHAAAIRHDGILQAIIVPIGQDLGKQDPVRQRWVPKKVFKTSSPARA, encoded by the coding sequence ATGTTCGGATTCCTCAATTGCAACAAGCCCGCCGGGTTTTCATCGCGAGATCTCGTCAACGTCGTCCAGGGCCGCCTGCGCGGCCGGAAAATCAAGGTCGGACACTGTGGAACACTCGATCCACTCGCCGACGGTGTGTTGGTGGTCGCCGTCGGCCCGGCGTCGCGGCTGGTGCCATACGTTCATGAAACAACAAAAGACTATCGCGGTACGTTTCGGCTCGCCGCCGAATCACCGACCGGCGACATCGAGGTAGAGCCAAAATTCTTTGACGACCATCCGGTTCCTACGTTGGAGCAGATCGCAACTGCTTGCCGAAGTCTGACTGGCGTGATCGAACAGACGCCGCCGGCGTACTCGGCGATCAAAGTCGCAGGCAGGCGAGCTTACGAGATGGCTCGAAAGGGGCAGCAGGTTGAGATGCCTAAACGGACGATCGTGATCGAATCGTTGGCGGTCGATCGGTATGAGTACCCGGAGTTAGAACTCGCCATCACTTGCTCGACAGGAACCTATATCCGAACGCTCGGCATTGATTTGGCCAAAGCCGTGGGGACGACCGCCGTGATGACGGGATTGCAACGAACCCGTGTCGGTGACTTTGATCTCCGGCTATCGCATCACATCGATACCCTGCGAGATCAACCCATCGAGACTTTATTGCAGCCCGCGACGGACGGTGTCGCGCATTTACCCAAGTTGGTCGTCGATGACGAACAAGCCCAGCGGTTGGTCAATGGCCTGTCGCTTGAAGATCGCCAGGGACAGTTACCAACCGATCCGGCACCGTCGCATGCGGCCGCGATTCGTCACGACGGAATCCTGCAGGCGATCATTGTTCCAATCGGACAAGATCTAGGGAAACAGGATCCAGTGCGTCAGCGTTGGGTTCCAAAAAAAGTTTTCAAGACATCGTCGCCGGCGCGAGCATGA
- a CDS encoding 6-pyruvoyl trahydropterin synthase family protein — protein sequence MALTIMRRIKFCAGHRLLHHGGKCENFHGHNYVADFFVQGETQDDVGRVIDFSDLKRRVKGWIDENWDHGFLIHQDDENARQALGMVTPSRVFVLPYNPTAENMAKYLLEEMSPVALDGSGARAVRVRIWETDESFAEASLDPVSGNTEMYSEMAMGE from the coding sequence ATGGCATTGACCATCATGCGCCGCATCAAATTTTGTGCGGGTCACCGATTGCTGCATCATGGCGGCAAGTGCGAAAACTTTCACGGGCACAATTATGTTGCCGACTTTTTTGTGCAAGGTGAAACACAGGACGATGTCGGTCGGGTGATTGATTTTTCTGATCTGAAACGTCGCGTCAAAGGTTGGATCGACGAAAACTGGGACCATGGATTTCTGATCCACCAAGACGACGAGAATGCCCGACAAGCGCTCGGAATGGTCACCCCTTCGCGTGTGTTCGTGTTACCGTACAACCCCACGGCGGAAAACATGGCCAAGTACTTGCTGGAAGAAATGAGCCCCGTCGCCCTCGATGGGTCCGGTGCCCGCGCCGTCCGTGTCCGCATCTGGGAAACCGACGAATCATTTGCCGAAGCCAGTCTCGATCCGGTTAGCGGTAACACCGAAATGTACAGCGAAATGGCGATGGGCGAGTGA
- a CDS encoding sulfatase-like hydrolase/transferase, producing the protein MAFDQATSCGRQLVASTVLSSAMLPTARSTRLPLSRLFTILVMVFAASVHPKVAAGDRPNVVMLLADDLGYQDIGCYNGPVRTPHIDQLAATGVRFETFYSGCAVCSPSRAVLMTGRHHIRAGVYSWIQDESQKSHLLLREQTLAEIFKDAGYRTAHVGKWHLGLPTEKHDKPTPDQHGFDHWFATWNNASPSHHNPDNFIRNGEPVGKLEGYSCQLVVDEAIDWLTTLHSDDESAPFFLNAWFHEPHAPIAAPKDITETYGKPGDKAAVYSGTVDNTDRAIGRLIDHLRRMGVEDNTLIIYASDNGSYRDDRTGGLRGRKGVNWEGGIRVPGIFRWPGKIQAGTTSRVPAGIVDILPTVCGLLGLKRDQSIHLDGIDLTPLLLGQTETLDRPQPLFWHLQRSRPIIAIRDGAYSLVAERDYEMSNHNLFQEAWIPKIRTGGYKNFQLFDLAEDPAQTTDLANERPEVVARLKAKMLNINASIMRDAVDWTTVELPLGQ; encoded by the coding sequence ATGGCGTTTGATCAAGCCACGTCGTGTGGTCGGCAATTAGTTGCGAGCACCGTACTCTCTTCGGCAATGCTCCCGACAGCACGCTCGACTCGGTTGCCGCTGTCGCGTTTGTTCACGATTCTCGTGATGGTCTTTGCGGCATCGGTGCATCCCAAAGTCGCCGCCGGTGATCGCCCCAACGTCGTAATGCTTCTTGCCGATGACTTGGGATACCAAGACATCGGCTGCTACAACGGCCCGGTCAGGACGCCTCACATTGATCAACTTGCCGCCACTGGCGTACGCTTCGAAACGTTCTATTCGGGATGCGCGGTCTGCTCGCCTTCACGGGCCGTCCTGATGACCGGGCGACATCACATCCGTGCCGGAGTATATAGCTGGATTCAAGACGAATCTCAAAAGTCACACTTGTTACTTCGCGAACAAACACTGGCAGAGATTTTTAAAGACGCCGGCTATCGCACCGCACATGTTGGCAAATGGCACCTCGGGCTTCCGACCGAAAAACACGACAAGCCGACGCCTGACCAACACGGCTTTGACCACTGGTTCGCGACTTGGAATAACGCAAGCCCCAGCCATCACAACCCAGACAACTTTATTCGTAACGGTGAACCGGTCGGAAAACTCGAAGGCTACTCATGCCAGTTGGTCGTCGACGAAGCGATCGACTGGTTAACAACACTACACAGCGACGATGAATCGGCCCCCTTCTTTTTGAATGCATGGTTCCACGAACCGCACGCCCCGATCGCTGCCCCGAAAGACATCACTGAAACGTACGGTAAGCCAGGCGACAAGGCCGCCGTTTACTCGGGAACGGTCGATAACACCGACCGCGCGATCGGACGACTAATCGATCACTTGCGCAGAATGGGTGTCGAAGATAACACCCTGATTATTTATGCGTCTGACAACGGCAGCTATCGTGATGACCGAACCGGTGGCTTGCGTGGTCGCAAAGGCGTCAACTGGGAAGGCGGCATCCGAGTGCCAGGTATCTTTCGCTGGCCGGGAAAGATTCAAGCGGGAACCACGTCACGGGTTCCCGCTGGAATCGTCGACATCCTGCCAACAGTTTGTGGTTTGCTAGGCTTGAAGCGTGATCAATCGATTCATCTCGATGGTATCGACCTGACGCCGCTGCTGCTCGGGCAAACCGAGACGCTCGATCGCCCGCAGCCACTGTTTTGGCACTTGCAGCGTTCTCGTCCAATCATCGCCATCCGAGACGGTGCCTACTCACTGGTCGCCGAACGCGACTACGAAATGTCCAACCACAACTTGTTCCAGGAAGCTTGGATCCCCAAAATCCGCACCGGCGGGTACAAGAACTTCCAATTGTTCGATCTGGCCGAAGACCCTGCTCAAACGACTGATCTGGCTAACGAACGTCCCGAAGTTGTCGCCCGACTTAAGGCAAAGATGCTGAACATCAACGCCAGCATCATGCGAGACGCGGTCGACTGGACGACAGTCGAACTACCACTGGGGCAGTAA
- a CDS encoding serine/threonine-protein kinase — protein sequence MTTFRIFANQKSATPNLRVGSRLGKYRLTKRLGEGGFATVFAATDTIEGRQVAIKIPDCRYISNSQSMDDLQREVRIMARLEHPGILQLKDAQFIDENFIMVFPIGDESLADRLCRRMSRAVCIEYLIQMVEAVAFAHEHRVLHRDIKPENFILFPDQVIRLTDFGLARLETVGHEVSASGTLGYMAPEQAMGHPSYRSDVFSLGLVLYRLLSGELPEYPFEAPLPGYNRLRRGLSADLVALIRKSIDPAPRKRFRDAVAMKNALVKIRYPLSDRSIVQRTPEKRLSRRTNRQAA from the coding sequence GTGACGACGTTCAGAATTTTTGCCAATCAAAAGTCAGCGACGCCGAATCTTCGCGTCGGCTCACGATTGGGCAAATACCGCTTGACCAAACGCCTCGGCGAAGGTGGCTTTGCGACGGTGTTCGCCGCTACCGATACGATCGAAGGTCGGCAGGTAGCGATCAAAATCCCCGATTGCCGTTACATCAGTAATTCGCAATCGATGGACGATTTGCAGCGTGAGGTGCGAATCATGGCTCGCCTCGAACATCCCGGAATCCTGCAGCTCAAAGACGCTCAGTTCATCGACGAAAACTTTATCATGGTGTTCCCGATTGGCGACGAATCTCTCGCCGATCGATTGTGTCGTCGCATGTCGCGCGCGGTTTGTATCGAATACCTGATTCAAATGGTCGAAGCAGTCGCGTTTGCTCACGAACATCGCGTTCTGCACCGTGACATCAAACCGGAAAATTTCATTTTGTTCCCCGACCAAGTCATTCGCTTGACGGATTTTGGTCTGGCCCGCTTAGAAACGGTCGGCCACGAAGTCTCCGCGTCGGGAACACTCGGATACATGGCCCCCGAACAAGCGATGGGGCATCCGAGCTATCGCAGCGATGTTTTCTCACTAGGCTTGGTGCTATACCGGTTGTTGTCAGGGGAACTTCCCGAATATCCCTTTGAAGCGCCGTTGCCAGGATACAACCGGTTGCGGCGCGGTCTTTCGGCCGACTTGGTCGCGTTGATTCGAAAGTCAATTGACCCGGCACCGCGCAAGCGTTTCCGAGATGCGGTTGCAATGAAAAACGCGCTCGTAAAAATCCGTTACCCACTTTCCGATCGCAGCATTGTTCAGCGGACTCCCGAAAAACGGTTGAGCCGCCGCACCAACCGCCAGGCCGCTTAG
- a CDS encoding PVC-type heme-binding CxxCH protein — MTVAIARADEIADSDFPDVYNNEADRDAEPMDPAMAAKTMQLPEGFSASVFAAEPDVRNPIAMAWDDRKRMWVAENYTYSDRTQHFDLSLRDRVIVLHDSDGDGSADERKVFTDKVQMLTSVEVGRGGVWLMCPPQLLFIPDADQDDRPDGPPQVVLDGFTVADANYHNFANGLRWGPDGWLYGRCGHSCPGKIGRPGTPPDQRVPIDGGIWRYHPEWKTVEVLTHGTVNPWGHDWDKNGELFFINTVIGHLWHCMPGAHFIESFGESPNPLVYERLDMIADHYHYDRNGSWQQSRDGAANELGGGHAHIGMMIYQGNKWPQIYHDKLMTLNMHGLRCNVESLHREGAGYVGSHCPDLFVCKDPFFRGIEISTGPDGDAYVLDWSDTGECHDHTGVHRTSGRIYKVSYGADDSAGPLANRFTKPACLAGDGQLPQLWRDYIDGSVTPERLRQLLDHDEEHVRVWAIRLLTDRWPLDTFLGPPRGATYPADPISVRRFHELAEADESGLVLLTLASTLQRMPVQDRLSLATRLLSRSEFANDRDLPSLIWFGLMPVAKQSPSQLVRAATHCRYPSVLKWMSRAIASSVEREPAALDGLLDAASLFPASMQIQVLVGLGEAFEGWQKVDAPPAWSRFVLSEAAKARPELTRRLNLLFGDGQALDELRRIALASNVRLKTRVSALRSLIKAQPKDLRKICESLLNQRELNATAAQGLSQFNDPEVGKKLASMYRRFHPNDRPAVIEILVSRPVFADALLDHLDAERNSIPKTDLTAFHARQILAFGDASLEKKLTERWGTLRESPADRLEKISALKARLTEDKLATADLSAGRALFKKTCAQCHRLFGDGEKIGPDLTGAQRSSLDYLLQNILDPSAVVGKEHRMSIVLLEDGRVLNGLIVSENDKTLVIQTQSTKETISMDSIEQVRVTPLSPMPDGLLTTLTDNEVRDLLGYLMSPVQVELP, encoded by the coding sequence ATGACGGTCGCTATTGCCAGGGCTGACGAGATCGCCGATTCAGATTTCCCAGACGTCTACAACAACGAAGCCGATCGCGATGCCGAACCGATGGATCCGGCGATGGCTGCAAAAACGATGCAGCTACCCGAGGGGTTTTCTGCGTCGGTGTTTGCGGCCGAGCCCGACGTCCGCAATCCGATCGCGATGGCTTGGGACGATCGCAAACGTATGTGGGTTGCCGAGAACTACACGTACTCCGATCGAACGCAGCATTTTGATTTGTCGCTGCGAGACCGCGTCATCGTTTTGCATGACAGCGATGGCGACGGCTCGGCGGACGAGCGAAAAGTCTTCACCGACAAGGTCCAAATGCTGACGAGTGTCGAGGTCGGTCGTGGTGGCGTTTGGTTGATGTGTCCACCACAGCTGTTGTTCATTCCCGATGCGGACCAAGACGATCGTCCCGACGGGCCACCCCAAGTCGTCTTGGATGGATTCACGGTCGCAGATGCGAACTACCACAACTTCGCCAACGGGCTGCGCTGGGGGCCGGACGGATGGTTGTACGGACGCTGCGGTCATTCATGTCCTGGAAAGATCGGGCGTCCGGGGACGCCGCCGGATCAGCGGGTGCCGATCGATGGTGGCATCTGGCGCTATCATCCAGAGTGGAAAACCGTCGAAGTCCTGACTCATGGGACCGTCAACCCATGGGGGCATGATTGGGATAAAAACGGCGAACTGTTTTTTATCAACACCGTGATCGGACACCTTTGGCACTGCATGCCCGGAGCCCACTTTATCGAATCGTTCGGCGAAAGTCCGAACCCCTTGGTTTACGAACGATTGGACATGATCGCCGATCACTATCACTACGACCGCAACGGATCATGGCAACAAAGTCGTGATGGGGCGGCCAATGAACTTGGCGGTGGCCACGCCCACATCGGCATGATGATTTATCAAGGCAACAAATGGCCACAGATTTATCATGACAAATTGATGACCTTGAACATGCACGGTTTGCGCTGCAACGTCGAATCGCTACATCGCGAAGGGGCCGGGTATGTCGGTTCCCACTGTCCCGATCTGTTTGTCTGCAAAGACCCGTTTTTCCGCGGCATCGAAATCAGTACCGGACCCGACGGAGATGCCTACGTTTTGGATTGGAGCGATACCGGTGAGTGCCACGATCACACCGGTGTGCACCGGACCAGCGGACGTATTTATAAAGTCTCTTATGGCGCCGATGATTCGGCAGGACCCTTGGCAAATCGATTTACCAAGCCAGCCTGTTTGGCTGGGGATGGACAGTTGCCGCAACTTTGGCGTGACTATATCGATGGAAGTGTCACGCCCGAAAGGTTGCGACAACTGCTTGATCACGATGAAGAACACGTTCGCGTTTGGGCGATTCGCTTGCTAACCGACCGGTGGCCGTTGGATACATTTTTGGGGCCGCCCCGAGGGGCGACATATCCAGCCGATCCTATCAGTGTGCGGCGATTCCACGAATTAGCCGAAGCGGATGAATCAGGCTTAGTCCTGTTGACGTTGGCGTCGACGCTCCAGCGGATGCCGGTCCAAGATCGACTGTCATTGGCGACGCGATTACTTAGCCGAAGCGAGTTCGCAAACGACCGTGATTTGCCCTCGCTGATTTGGTTTGGCCTGATGCCGGTGGCCAAACAATCGCCAAGTCAGCTTGTCCGGGCGGCCACGCACTGTCGTTATCCTTCGGTGTTGAAGTGGATGTCACGGGCGATCGCATCGAGCGTGGAACGTGAACCTGCCGCGCTCGATGGATTGCTGGACGCCGCATCGTTGTTTCCAGCGTCGATGCAAATCCAAGTGCTTGTCGGTCTTGGTGAAGCCTTCGAAGGCTGGCAAAAAGTCGACGCGCCACCGGCTTGGTCGCGATTCGTATTGAGCGAAGCTGCCAAAGCTCGGCCCGAACTGACACGGCGATTGAACCTTCTCTTCGGCGACGGGCAGGCTCTCGATGAGCTTCGACGAATTGCCTTGGCGTCAAACGTTCGATTAAAGACGCGTGTTTCGGCGCTTCGTTCGTTGATCAAAGCCCAGCCGAAGGACTTGCGGAAGATCTGCGAGTCGCTATTAAATCAACGCGAACTGAACGCGACCGCTGCTCAGGGATTGTCGCAATTCAATGATCCCGAAGTCGGTAAGAAATTGGCATCGATGTACCGTCGCTTTCATCCTAATGATCGTCCTGCGGTAATTGAAATTCTGGTCTCGCGTCCGGTGTTTGCAGATGCATTGTTAGACCATCTGGATGCCGAGCGAAATTCGATTCCCAAAACGGATCTGACGGCGTTTCATGCGCGACAAATTTTGGCGTTCGGTGACGCATCACTGGAAAAAAAACTGACCGAACGCTGGGGGACGCTGCGTGAATCACCGGCTGACCGGTTGGAAAAAATTTCGGCGCTGAAGGCTCGGCTGACCGAAGACAAACTAGCCACGGCCGATCTTTCGGCGGGGCGGGCACTGTTTAAGAAAACGTGTGCCCAGTGTCACCGATTGTTCGGCGACGGTGAAAAGATTGGTCCCGATTTGACCGGCGCCCAACGCTCCAGTCTGGATTACTTGTTGCAGAACATTTTGGACCCAAGTGCCGTCGTCGGTAAAGAGCACCGGATGTCGATCGTTTTGCTCGAGGACGGTCGAGTGCTGAACGGCTTGATCGTCAGCGAGAACGACAAAACGTTGGTCATTCAGACTCAATCGACCAAGGAGACAATTTCGATGGACTCGATCGAGCAGGTTCGTGTGACGCCGCTTTCACCGATGCCCGATGGGTTGTTGACCACGCTGACCGATAACGAGGTACGCGATCTACTGGGATACCTGATGAGTCCGGTGCAGGTCGAGCTTCCCTAG
- a CDS encoding DUF1501 domain-containing protein: MKRPVNESKPLPLTRRRLFSRAGEGLFGAALTQLLCDDFFGGTSALGSETLPHDQGALGGHNLRPKLPHHPATATSVIQLFMNGGPSQMDLFDPKPTLNRMDGKAYPGNPEDLGNFGTAGIGVMMGGRYQFERHGECGMWMGDPLPHTSKMVDDLCMIHSMWTDHPNHDNALYKIHSGRLFMGYPTLGAWTTYGLGSENQNLPAYVVLSDPLGIPKNGTRNWTSGFLPQVYAGTPFRPTGSPILHLKPQYEQPSPVTDTARQLLRQLDEIHRQDRPYQPDLDSRIESYGLAARMQLSASEALDLSRESQKTKSMYGVGEKPTDSYARRCLLARRLVERGVRFVQIFLEEQPWDSHVDLGPNHRAACERTDKPVAALLQDLKQRGLLDSTLVIWGGEFGRTPTTQKTGDIYTGRDHNMQAFTSWMAGGGVRGGLSYGATDEFGHKVVENPVSVHDFHATILHLLGLHHHKLYFERSGLEERLTGVEEPHVVTDIIG, translated from the coding sequence ATGAAACGACCTGTGAACGAATCCAAACCACTGCCGTTGACACGACGACGATTGTTCTCGCGCGCCGGTGAGGGACTGTTTGGTGCGGCGCTAACCCAATTGCTTTGCGACGATTTCTTCGGTGGCACATCGGCACTCGGAAGTGAAACATTGCCGCATGATCAGGGAGCCTTGGGCGGTCACAACCTGCGTCCCAAACTGCCCCATCATCCGGCGACCGCGACCTCGGTCATTCAGCTATTCATGAACGGCGGGCCCAGCCAGATGGACCTGTTCGATCCCAAACCGACCTTGAACCGAATGGACGGCAAAGCCTATCCGGGCAACCCGGAAGACCTCGGTAACTTTGGGACCGCAGGGATCGGCGTCATGATGGGCGGACGTTATCAATTTGAACGACATGGCGAATGTGGAATGTGGATGGGCGATCCGCTGCCCCACACATCGAAAATGGTCGACGACTTGTGCATGATTCATTCAATGTGGACGGACCACCCCAATCACGACAACGCGCTTTACAAAATTCATAGCGGGCGGTTGTTCATGGGCTATCCGACGCTGGGTGCCTGGACGACGTATGGCTTAGGATCGGAAAATCAAAATCTGCCGGCCTATGTCGTCTTGAGCGATCCCCTCGGAATCCCTAAGAACGGCACACGGAACTGGACCAGCGGGTTTCTTCCCCAGGTCTACGCGGGCACTCCGTTTCGTCCGACCGGGTCGCCGATCCTGCACCTGAAACCACAGTACGAACAACCTTCGCCGGTGACCGACACGGCGCGACAATTACTCCGACAACTGGACGAGATTCATCGACAGGATCGCCCCTATCAACCCGATCTCGATTCGCGGATCGAATCCTACGGACTTGCCGCTCGGATGCAGCTTTCGGCGAGCGAAGCCCTCGACTTGTCGCGTGAAAGCCAAAAAACTAAATCGATGTACGGTGTCGGTGAAAAACCCACCGACTCCTACGCGCGGCGATGCCTGCTAGCCCGGCGATTGGTCGAGCGTGGCGTTCGTTTCGTCCAGATTTTTTTGGAAGAGCAACCCTGGGACAGCCACGTCGATCTAGGACCAAACCATCGCGCCGCCTGCGAACGAACGGACAAACCCGTTGCCGCATTACTGCAAGACTTGAAACAACGCGGACTACTCGACAGCACCCTGGTGATCTGGGGTGGCGAGTTTGGACGTACACCGACGACGCAAAAGACCGGTGATATCTACACCGGTCGCGACCACAACATGCAAGCCTTCACGAGTTGGATGGCCGGTGGCGGCGTGCGTGGAGGCCTGTCCTATGGTGCGACGGATGAATTTGGTCACAAAGTCGTCGAGAACCCGGTCAGTGTGCACGACTTTCATGCCACGATCTTACACCTACTCGGCTTGCACCATCACAAGCTGTATTTCGAGCGCAGCGGACTGGAAGAACGCCTCACCGGTGTCGAAGAGCCGCATGTTGTCACGGACATCATCGGCTAA